The following are encoded in a window of Naumovozyma castellii chromosome 10, complete genome genomic DNA:
- the RSF2 gene encoding Rsf2p (ancestral locus Anc_4.351) produces the protein MTARQSGPAAVSLTAAAAAATTTLPIPKKSRTIKTDKPRPFLCPICTRTEHLKRHQRSHTREKPFVCVFCGRCFARRDLVLRYQTKLHSSIMNNSATHNDNILASTAQSNSNLKSLANTRRKRNDHDDTYKHIVHIEGNKQTMLPVLNDPLGKTNEQLQNDLKEIIKNQNIDISVPTSSNGAAIFHEAMAQQPQPQEPQEPQMPTISPSLSSTGSSSFDPSAPFASSTRGRQRHASFSAAGSYTYSSTNLSKGLQFDKEPSPSTEAPHQVGFSTPQLTTKQLMDKAMEVGLLDADDVILPAQSSVNFPTLDDPLLQKQFSSLKIFEPKQENGESNKQIPIPTATSAPILSPTTAYFMQDPKHSESDVNSPSAFTPSTFLKNLPSLTDILTMGPSVGGSSGFDTPDAPNNDHNGKSLFANNFNLDYFNYNDDTPMEDEAISPNAMSNDQLGQKQDQNHQREPSNTTGNIDTESAQWLNKYLDNNKKFDSSIQFKNINDIGFYNFNDSGNSSSGASSPSASDSQSNSNSVDILSNTTDTMTNLKARINNGSNSGGKSNRSRRGSNVNSKKKRTSLTPDRSRVDKKSRRRKSSVGNLISQLFTTRQLDLLKEESLQIVLPSRNNEQVFEEDDYEEDEDDEDGEIYITPSRILNPLSLMQGNQNENLFTQKLQSASTTSFKELNFFNEELRSTIIMENDLKQDSLPTVAELNNYLKMYENEFHKYFPFIHLETIEPSIKNAPLLLSIAMIGALYAFHSSHSKFLSIIATIYVKRLLDTTKEDNIPLWVIQSTILLTFMGIFSDDINVIKNMDSQLITLNKLILRNKINLPLETQMQPPINNHQFRRTPPSLGKTATRTPTPPNVITSNPNHPHEFSTIEGGSSDENILGHDTLELEQNEKYFQYFILAQSRIRTCHVVLLLSNLFASMVGIDCSFHSIDLRCGTPCQIETLFHCSTASEWMNQLSYNNIVLDSKFSLITLSNGDSAYEECLMYLSNGNQFFYENNKISLLTALSLMVTIHEKIFIERKAQEQRNFNSADIQMNDLTWKMTSRPIIDSMIKYWETVYMKNGGILLPTEQTIPIIKNQPTIRLTIPLYLFVKIRRCLDLTHVMNRIWLKDWNKMNTILDEVCYDWDSLQEATEYSLSMINSWVSVLCVTRVNGSSTNFRTPVFTTMCVFVTILVIAEYLKRIELWASQYDPMDQMPTTLRISDRILWLKTESVLKRVQKKLLPQGDLMKSYVEFLRLQNDTNGSFDIKPLSDELVQRCMGPEAPLQDTVHLINKAKLSSRCLYLGVRILGDAPIWPIALSFAHALQSRAIYNVLNRRSSNASINTDTPDVLSRMGSSHLQHEVTFI, from the coding sequence ATGACTGCCAGACAGAGTGGACCCGCCGCTGTTTCTCTCactgctgctgctgctgctgctaCTACCACGCTGCCTATCCCTAAAAAGTCAAGAACTATAAAGACTGACAAACCAAGACCGTTCCTATGTCCCATCTGCACAAGAACAGAACATTTAAAGAGACATCAACGGTCTCACACGAGGGAAAAACCATTCGTTTGTGTATTTTGCGGTAGATGCTTTGCTAGAAGAGATTTAGTGCTAAGATATCAAACTAAATTGCACTCCTCCATCATGAATAATTCAGCAACTCATAACGATAACATATTAGCATCCACTGCCcaatcaaattcaaatttgaaatctttggCTAATacaagaaggaaaagaaatgaCCATGATGATACTTATAAGCATATAGTTCATATTGAAGGTAATAAACAGACAATGTTGCCTGTCTTAAATGACCCGCTGGGGAAGACAAACgaacaattacaaaatgatctgaaagaaattataaagaatcaaaatattgacATTTCTGTACcaacttcatcaaatgGTGCTGCAATATTCCATGAAGCCATGGCACAACAACCCCAGCCACAGGAGCCACAGGAACCACAAATGCCCACAATCTCACCATCGCTTTCATCCACTGGTTCTTCCTCATTTGACCCATCTGCTCCCTTTGCCTCATCAACAAGGGGTCGCCAAAGACATGCATCATTCTCTGCAGCAGGTTCATACACGTATTCATCAACTAACCTTTCCAAAGGTTTGCAATTTGATAAGGAACCAAGCCCCTCCACTGAAGCACCACATCAAGTTGGATTTTCGACTCCTCAATTGACAACAAAGCAATTGATGGATAAAGCCATGGAAGTTGGTTTATTGGACGCTGACGATGTAATATTACCAGCACAGTCATCAGTTAATTTTCCCACTTTAGATGACCCTCTACTACAAAAGCAATTCTCTAGTTTAAAAATTTTTGAACCCAAGCAAGAAAATGGTGAATCAAATAAACAAATCCCCATCCCCACTGCCACTTCAGCTCCAATATTATCACCAACAACTGCATATTTTATGCAAGATCCAAAACATTCAGAAAGTGACGTAAATTCTCCATCGGCGTTTACACCTTCCACTTTCTTAAAAAATTTACCTTCTTTGACTGACATCTTAACAATGGGACCATCCGTAGGTGGTTCGTCAGGTTTTGATACACCAGATGCACCAAACAATGACCATAATGGTAAATCTCTCTTTgccaataatttcaatttggaCTACTTCAATTATAACGACGACACACCAATGGAAGATGAAGCCATATCACCAAACGCAATGAGTAATGACCAATTAGGACAAAAGCAAGACCAAAACCATCAACGTGAACCATCTAATACCACAGGTAATATAGACACAGAATCCGCTCAATGgttgaataaatatttggacaataataaaaaattcgATTCAAGtattcaatttaaaaatattaatgatattGGGTTTTACAATTTTAACGACTCAGGCAATTCATCAAGTGGCGCTTCATCACCATCTGCCTCTGACTCtcaatcaaattcaaactcTGTTGATATACTGTCTAATACAACTGACACTATGACCAATCTGAAGGCTCGTATTAACAATGGCAGCAACAGTGGAGGTAAATCAAATAGGAGTAGACGTGGGAGTAATGTCAActcaaagaaaaagaggaCAAGCTTAACACCAGATAGAAGTCGTGTAGATAAGAAAAGtagaagaaggaaaagcTCAGTTGGTAATTTGATCTCACAATTATTTACTACAAGGCAATTGGATTTACTAAAGGAGGAATCATTACAAATAGTATTACCCTCTCGAAACAATGAACAagtatttgaagaagatgattatgaagaagacgaagatgatgaagatggtgaGATATATATTACTCCCTCTAGGATATTAAACCCACTATCCCTCATGCAAGGAAACCAAAACGAAAATCTTTTTACTCAAAAATTGCAATCTGCATCAACTACttcatttaaagaattgaatttctttaatgaagaattaagaaGTACGATCATAATGGAGAACGATCTAAAGCAAGACTCTCTTCCAACGGTAGCggaattaaataattatttgaaaatgtatgaaaatgaatttcaTAAATATTTCCCTTTCATTCATTTGGAAACCATTGAACCATCCATTAAAAATGCACCTTTGCTTCTTTCCATAGCAATGATTGGCGCACTTTATGCATTCCATTCGTCACATTCCAAATTTCTATCCATCATCGCCACAATATATGTTAAAAGATTACTGGACACCACCAAGGAGGATAACATACCTTTATGGGTCATTCAATCCACGATTTTATTGACATTTATGGGTATATTTAGTGATGATATAAACGTCATTAAAAATATGGATTCTCAATTAATTACTTTGAACAAACTAATTTTAAGGAATAAAATTAATCTACCCTTAGAGACCCAAATGCAACCACCAATTAATAATCATCAATTCAGAAGAACACCACCATCATTGGGGAAAACAGCAACAAGGACGCCAACACCTCCGAATGTTATAActtcaaatccaaatcaTCCACATGAATTCTCAACCATCGAAGGTGGTAGCAGTGATGAGAATATTTTAGGTCATGATACTTTAGAATTggaacaaaatgaaaaatatttccaatattttattcttgCACAATCCAGAATTAGGACCTGTCATGTGGtactattattatccaatttattTGCTTCCATGGTTGGAATTGATTGTTCCTTCCATTCCATTGATTTAAGATGTGGTACACCGTGCCAGATTGAAACTTTGTTCCATTGTTCTACCGCATCGGAATGGATGAACCAACTAAGTTACAATAATATCGTATTAGATTCCAAATTCTCATTGATAACTCTATCGAACGGTGATTCTGCTTACGAAGAATGTTTAATGTACTTATCAAATGGTAATCAATTCTTTTATGAGAATAATAAGATCTCATTACTTACTGCATTGTCATTAATGGTCACCATTCATGAGAAGattttcattgaaagaaaGGCTCAGgaacaaagaaattttaaCAGTGCCgatattcaaatgaatgATTTAACATGGAAAATGACATCTCGTCCGATTATTGATTCAATGATAAAGTACTGGGAAACTGTGTACATGAAAAATGGCGGAATCTTACTCCCCACGGAACAAACTATCCCAATTATCAAGAATCAGCCAACAATTCGTTTGACCATTccattatatttatttgttaagATTAGAAGATGTCTGGATTTGACTCATGTTATGAATAGAATTTGGTTAAAGGATTGGAATAAGATGAACACTATTTTAGATGAAGTTTGCTATGACTGGGACTCATTGCAAGAAGCCACAGAGTACTCGCTAAGTATGATTAACTCATGGGTGTCTGTACTATGTGTGACTAGAGTTAATGGTAGCTCTACAAATTTCAGGACCCCCGTCTTTACAACAATGTGCGTCTTTGTTACTATTTTAGTCATTGCCGAGTATTTGAAGAGGATTGAATTATGGGCTTCTCAGTATGATCCTATGGATCAAATGCCAACTACGTTAAGAATATCAGATAGAATCCTTTGGTTGAAAACAGAATCTGTCCTAAAAAGAGtacaaaagaaattattaccTCAGGGAGACTTAATGAAATCTTATGTGGAATTCCTTAGATTACAAAATGATACAAATGGATCATTTGATATTAAACCATTATCCGATGAATTAGTTCAAAGATGTATGGGACCCGAGGCTCCATTACAAGATACCGTCCATTTGATTAATAAGGCTAAGTTATCCTCCAGATGTTTATACTTGGGTGTGAGAATATTAGGGGATGCTCCAATTTGGCCTATTGCCCTATCCTTTGCTCATGCCTTGCAGTCTAGAGCTATTTATAATGTTTTGAACAGAAGATCATCAAATGCTAGTATCAATACTGATACCCCAGATGTTCTGTCGAGAATGGGTTCATCCCATCTCCAGCATGAAGTAACGTTTATTTGA
- the EFM3 gene encoding protein-lysine N-methyltransferase (ancestral locus Anc_4.352) translates to MDDLLSDRLRQRYPVDQVIDLIKSHQDELSLDKLIESLESINDINKYYLKLVLKGLIDKNVLQDKDEEGIFSEWIYDKYIELLNVNFDGIKDNDDIIMYRFNSAIKVLIREKPYLISAMNTTGFRTWAASVYLSKYLVDHEDALINDDDNILELGAGTGLVSLTIASMDKMKDNKLRRMYVTDGDSELVSGQMQDNFQMNEVNVDNHIKLQKLWWNSPDQPIPERVNVVIGADVTYDSTCFTDLCSCLRQCLLESECYKCLIASTIRNVKTDKLFQSTVEHFGMRWKIITSTEREPSTKDVLMDEVLFRPLLGPICIYEITI, encoded by the coding sequence ATGGATGATTTGCTGAGTGATCGATTGAGACAACGATACCCTGTGGATCAAGTGATTGATCTGATAAAGAGTCATCAGGATGAACTTTCCCTTGACAAATTGATCGAAAGTTTGGAATCTATCAATGacatcaataaatattatttgaaacttGTGTTGAAAGGATTAATTGATAAGAATGTGTTGCAAGATAAGGATGAGGAGGGTATATTTAGTGAGTGGATCTatgataaatatattgaGCTTTTAAATGTCAATTTTGATGGGATTAAAGATAATGACGATATAATAATGTATCGATTTAATTCCGCCATTAAAGTTCTGATTCGAGAGAAACCGTATTTAATTAGTGCTATGAATACTACTGGGTTTCGTACATGGGCAGCCTCAGTGTATTTAAGTAAGTATCTTGTGGATCACGAAGATGCGTtaataaatgatgatgataacaTCTTGGAATTAGGTGCTGGTACAGGGTTAGTGAGTTTAACCATTGCCTCGATGGATAAGATGAAGGATAACAAGTTGAGACGTATGTATGTGACTGATGGAGATTCCGAATTGGTGAGTGGACAAATGCAAGATAATTTCCAGATGAATGAAGTCAATGTGGACAACCATATcaaattacaaaaattATGGTGGAATAGCCCGGACCAACCCATTCCTGAGAGAGTCAATGTAGTCATTGGAGCAGATGTAACGTACGATAGCACATGCTTTACAGATCTATGTTCATGTTTAAGACAATGTCTGCTAGAGAGTGAGTGTTACAAGTGTCTCATTGCGTCGACTATTCGTAACGTTAAAACAgataaattgtttcaaagCACAGTGGAACACTTTGGCATGCGATGGAAGATTATCACTAGTACTGAGCGAGAACCATCCACCAAAGACGTCTTAATGGATGAAGTGCTCTTCCGACCCTTGCTGGGTCCCATATGTATCTACGAGATAACAAtctaa
- the MNS1 gene encoding mannosyl-oligosaccharide 1,2-alpha-mannosidase (ancestral locus Anc_4.355): MSSYKSTSIIVVLVSILCYIYKLQISKEVYPPPLKYNQLTTPGDQIETIFLESWYDYVKYGFGYDIYHPISHTGENMPSDGNPLGWIIVDSIDTMMLMYNSTSLYKDEFHQEIMNVESWVANELDYSVVNAEINIFETTIRMLGGLLSAYYLSNELNIPDSTPQVYLQRAIQLADRLTPAFSQSQTGIPFSSINLLTGRAVKNHQDNGASSTAEFTTLQLEFKYLAYLTGNVTYWQLVENVYPPLYQNNDLLSPEPFDSLIPIFTLPDTGKFSTTNIRLGSRGDSFYEYLIKQYLQTHETLYYDLFRHSMDSVKRHLVGHTVGPSHLLYIGERVNGLQHGELSSKMDHLVCFLGGALAMGATQGAPIDEARTAANGFWNDDRESDWEMAQNLTQTCYRMYHDNEVSGLSPEIVVFNDGTHNEEITDKNQEFYVKPLDKHTLQRPETVESIMFLHHLSSDPAQKQMYRQWGAEILDNFAKNTCVDCEVDNHRRYVSLDDCFVQPTLKRDNLESFWLAETLKYLYLLFDDESESKMTEWVFNTEAHVFPVLSSVELEKLGLVTGWSI; the protein is encoded by the coding sequence ATGTCCTCATACAAATCCACTAGTATCATTGTCGTACTAGTGTCTATACTATGCTACATTTATAAACTCCAGATTTCCAAAGAGGTATACCCACCTCCATTGAAATACAACCAATTGACAACGCCAGGGGACCAAATTGAAACCATATTCTTAGAATCCTGGTATGATTACGTGAAATACGGGTTCGGTTATGACATCTATCATCCCATATCACACACAGGTGAAAATATGCCCTCTGATGGTAACCCATTGGGTTGGATCATCGTCGATTCCATTGATACCATGATGCTAATGTATAATTCAACAAGTTTATACAAGGATGAATTCCATCAGGAAATAATGAACGTGGAAAGTTGGGTTGCCAATGAACTGGATTATTCTGTTGTCAATGCAGAgatcaatatttttgaaactaCTATTAGAATGCTGGGTGGTCTGTTATCCGCGTATTATCTCTCCAATGAATTAAACATTCCGGACTCAACACCTCAGGTTTACTTACAAAGAGCTATACAATTGGCTGATAGATTGACTCCTGCATTCTCCCAATCACAAACAGGTATCCCATTTTCCAGTATCAACTTATTAACAGGAAGAGCAGTGAAAAATCATCAAGATAATGGTGCTTCATCAACCGCAGAATTCACTACTTTGCAACTAGAGTTCAAATACTTGGCTTATTTGACTGGGAATGTAACTTATTGGCAATTAGTGGAAAACGTGTACCCACCACTATACCAAAATAATGACTTACTATCACCAGAACCTTTCGATTCATTGATCCCCATCTTTACACTTCCAGATACGGGTAAATTCAGTACTACAAATATAAGATTAGGATCTCGTGGTGATTCCttttatgaatatttgatcAAACAGTATTTGCAAACCCATGAAACTTTATACTATGATTTATTTAGACATTCCATGGATAGCGTTAAACGTCATTTAGTGGGCCACACCGTGGGTCCATCTCATCTATTATACATTGGTGAAAGGGTCAATGGGTTACAACACGGagaattatcatcaaagaTGGATCATTTAGTTTGTTTCCTGGGGGGTGCCCTAGCCATGGGCGCCACTCAGGGTGCCCCCATCGATGAGGCCAGAACCGCCGCCAATGGATTTTGGAATGATGATAGAGAATCAGATTGGGAAATGGCACAAAATTTAACACAAACATGTTACAGAATGTATCATGATAACGAAGTCTCAGGACTATCACCGGAAATTGTGGTATTTAACGATGGAACTCATAATGAAGAGATCACGGACAAGAACCAAGAATTTTACGTCAAACCGTTGGACAAACATACTTTGCAAAGACCAGAAACCGTGGAATCCATCATGTTCTTACATCATTTGTCAAGCGATCCCGCACAGAAGCAAATGTATAGACAATGGGGGGCAGAGATACTTGATAATTTTGCCAAAAATACCTGCGTGGATTGTGAAGTGGATAACCACAGAAGATACGTTTCCTTGGATGATTGTTTCGTACAACCAACTCTGAAACGAGAcaatttggaaagtttCTGGTTAGCAGAaactttaaaatatttatatcttttatttgatgatgaaagtGAATCTAAGATGACAGAATGGGTATTTAATACCGAAGCTCATGTGTTCCCCGTATTGTCATCTGTTGAATTAGAGAAATTAGGATTAGTGACAGGATGGTCAATCTAA
- the NMD5 gene encoding Nmd5p (ancestral locus Anc_4.361), which yields MDANPLLECFAFTLHPDASTRTQAEASLKEASATPGFLGACLDIISSNEVPEQIKLSASLYFKNKINYGWNQEQNGGNKNSPVYSVDNDEKPVIKDMLLQTMLQCAKQSPSCIRILNSALSTIIAYDYPEKKWESLLPQSMELLSSNNDIDSIHIGLLCLSEIFRTYRWKNNDDRQELEMLIMQSFPNLLEFTNTTLFQEGKNMNDAKFGELVKLVIKIYKFVVYTDLPFVLQRPESFIPWANFFVAIIQQDLPTELLNSTANDIDSRNRNPWVKCKKWAYANLYRLFQRYASRSLTRKFDYKDFKEMYLSQFLPQLLNLIFQQIERWGNRSLWLSDASIYYCLNFIEQCVVQKTTWKLVEPHYTVILQHVIFRLLTPTEETLETFENDPQEYIHRNLELWDDDYSPDLAAIALLITCITKRGKVTLQPTLEFIISNLQANVGDFQNITLENAVQIESSLKIFSSIIDRLTAKDSFAAEVEQFLKAFVYPFFSSNYAFLRARACEIASKLEVVEFRDTSVMPVIYQGIMSCFIEDNDCLPVNLAAALAMQAFITKRDFKEALSPAVIPTMHKLLALSNEFETDAVSGVMQEFVEQFAEQLQPFGVELMNNLVQQFLKFAIDLHEASNYDPNNMLAQNDIPDESDKQMAALGVLSTAISILLSFENSPEIVKNLEQSFYPAAEFILKNDMEDFYHELCEFLESSSFLLKTISPIAWKVLELIGECNRKPESMVAFYLEDFLVALNNILVYGKDELQKNDFYSKILFEIYQKAISSDDNSLSELVSIFELSQKMTLALGQKLQPAYREQFLKDVINAIVTEKDAGLKKHVVFGVTSFNVIIANMISEPLSTLNFLQQANILELFFQTWFTVYIPNFQRVYDIKLSLIAVLDMSCNVSEMELNALSLNSIVPQLGKVLVQLIGKLPKAIKDLEDKRKEFSAFGSEKFEGWDDTLAGDYDDEDEEDGAADADGNFDELVEMLRKDNDYAFVNGGSFGDNDTFDDLEEDPLTESILTSIDAFAFFRNSISSLQQGNVERYQEIMATLTPDDEQILNHVLSL from the coding sequence ATGGACGCTAATCCACTGCTAGAATGCTTTGCATTTACTTTACATCCAGATGCTAGTACCAGAACTCAAGCCGAGGCAAGTTTGAAAGAAGCTAGCGCAACGCCGGGATTCCTTGGTGCATGTTTGGACATTATATCATCTAATGAAGTTCCTgaacaaattaaattatctgcatcattatattttaaaaataagaTCAACTATGGTTGGaatcaagaacaaaatgGTGGTAATAAAAACAGTCCAGTATATTCGGTAGACAATGATGAAAAACCAGTTATAAAAGATATGCTATTACAAACTATGTTGCAATGTGCCAAACAATCTCCAAGTTGTATCAGAATTTTGAATTCGGCCCTATCTACAATTATTGCATATGATTATCCTGAGAAGAAATGGGAATCTTTGCTACCCCAATCAATGGAGTTATTATCATCCAATAACGATATAGACTCTATCCATATTGGTTTATTATGTCTTTCTGAAATCTTTAGAACTTATAGATGGAAAAACAATGATGATAGACAGGAGCTAGAAATGCTAATCATGCAATCTTTCCCAAACCTATTAGAATTTACCAACACTACGTTATTTCAGGAAGGTAAGAATATGAATGATGCCAAATTTGGTGAATTAGTTAAATTAGTCATtaaaatttacaaattcGTTGTTTACACAGATTTACCCTTTGTGTTGCAACGTCCAGAGTCTTTTATTCCCTGGGCTAACTTTTTCGTTGCCATTATACAACAAGATCTACCAactgaattattgaattccACTGCAAATGATATAGATTCGAGAAATAGAAATCCATGGGTTAAGTGTAAAAAATGGGCTTATGCAAATTTGTACAGATTATTCCAAAGATATGCATCCAGATCACTTACCAGGAAATTCGATTATAAAGATTTTAAAGAGATGTACCTATCACAATTTTTACCTCAATTATTAAACCTAATTTTccaacaaattgaaagatggGGCAATAGATCTTTATGGTTAAGTGATGCATCCATATATTACTGTTTGAACTTTATTGAACAATGTGTCGTACAAAAGACTACATGGAAATTAGTGGAACCTCATTATACTGTCATTTTACAACATGTTATATTTCGTTTATTGACACCAACTGAGGAGACATTAGAGACATTTGAAAACGACCCACAGGAATATATTCATAGAAATCTCGAATTATGGGATGATGACTATTCCCCAGATCTCGCTGCCATTGCCTTATTAATAACATGTATCACAAAGAGGGGCAAAGTAACGTTACAACCAACTTTGGAATTTATTATAAGCAACTTACAAGCTAATGTTGGtgatttccaaaatatcACCTTAGAAAATGCCGTCCAAATTGaatcttctttgaagatcttCTCTAGTATTATTGATAGACTAACTGCAAAGGACTCGTTTGCCGCAGAGGTGGAACAATTTTTAAAAGCATTCGTTTACCCGTTCTTCTCATCTAATTATGCTTTTTTGAGAGCCCGTGCTTGTGAAATTGCATCTAAATTGGAAGTTGTTGAATTTAGAGATACTTCAGTGATGCCAGTTATTTATCAAGGTATCATGTCATGCTTTATTGAGGATAACGACTGCTTACCTGTAAATTTGGCAGCTGCATTAGCCATGCAAGCATTTATTACCAAACGAGATTTCAAAGAGGCATTATCGCCCGCAGTTATTCCTACCATGCACAAATTATTGGCTTtatctaatgaatttgaaacgGATGCGGTATCTGGGGTCATGCAAGAATTCGTGGAGCAATTTGCTGAACAGTTACAACCGTTTGGTGTGgaattgatgaataatttagtacaacaatttttgaaatttgcTATTGATTTACATGAAGCATCTAATTACGATCCAAATAACATGTTGGCACAGAATGATATACCTGATGAATCCGACAAACAAATGGCTGCTCTAGGCGTCCTTTCGACTGCGATCTCTATCTTATTATCGTTTGAAAATTCACCCGAGATTGTTAAGAATTTGGAACAATCTTTCTATCCTGCAGCTGAAttcatattgaaaaatgacATGGAAGATTTCTATCATGAATTGTGTGAATTCTTAGAAAGTTCctcatttttattaaaaacTATAAGCCCTATTGCCTGGAAGGTTTTGGAATTAATTGGAGAATGTAATAGAAAGCCTGAAAGTATGGTTGCTTTttatttggaagattttCTTGTCGCATTGAATAATATCCTTGTTTATGGGAAAGATGAATTGCAAAAGAATGATTTTTATTCCAAGATTCTCTTCGAAATCTATCAAAAGGCAATTTCTTCTGatgataattcattaaGTGAACTTGTCAGTATCTTCGAACTTTCACAAAAGATGACGCTGGCGTTAGGTCAAAAATTGCAACCGGCCTATAGGGAACAATTTTTAAAAGATGTAATTAACGCAATAGTTACAGAAAAGGATGCTGGCTTGAAGAAACATGTGGTTTTTGGTGTTACTTCATTCAATGTCATTATAGCAAACATGATTTCCGAACCTTTATCTACGTTAAACTTTCTACAACAGGCGAATATATTGGAGTTATTCTTCCAAACCTGGTTTACAGTATACATCCCAAACTTCCAAAGAGTTTACGACATTAAGTTATCATTGATCGCAGTATTGGATATGAGTTGTAATGTTAGTGAGATGGAATTGAACGCATTGTCTCTAAATTCGATTGTTCCACAATTAGGTAAAGTTCTTGTTCAATTAATTGGGAAACTCCCTAAGGCCATTAAGGATTTAGAAGATAAGAGAAAGGAATTTTCGGCATTTGGATCAGAAAAGTTCGAAGGTTGGGATGACACCCTCGCTGGTGATTATGATGAcgaggatgaagaagatggtgCTGCAGATGCAGATGGAAATTTCGACGAATTAGTCGAAATGTTAAGAAAAGATAACGATTATGCTTTTGTTAACGGTGGCTCTTTTGGTGACAACGATACCTTTGATGatcttgaagaagatccCCTCACGGAGTCGATATTGACAAGTATAGATGCTTTTGCGTTTTTCAGAAACTCCATATCATCACTACAACAAGGAAATGTTGAAAGATATCAGGAAATTATGGCTACTTTAACGCCCGATGATGAGCAGATACTCAATCACGTCCTAAGCTTATAG